TATAAATGGGTTCCCTTTTTGTATACATCAATGTAAACAGAACTAGTACCTAAGTCTGCTCATCTAGCAGAGAAAGGCAAGCCCACACTTTAATACAACTACAAACAGATTGCAAAATTGTGGCCTTTTCTTGGCAACATTGACGCATGGTGGTAATCCAACCAAGCGCCCAACCAAGTACTTCGTCACTTTCCGCATGGAAGCTCGTACCTCATCAAGTCCTTGATGCATGAGGCGAGGTCGAGAACTTAGGCTAAGATCAACCTTGGAATATATCTCTTGGAGACAAATTTAGCTATCACCAATCCAGCAGCTAATGAAGCTCCGAACAAAGCATGTAACCTCACGCAATAATACTTTGCCATGAAAATTGATCTCTTGTCCTTCACGATgacattttgaagaaaaaggaacatCATTACTCTACTACTTAAATATGTAAACGAAGCACAAAATATATATTCGACAAAGTTAATAACCTGccctcaacaaaaaaaaaaaaaaaaaaaactcagctTCTGCGATGTTCTCTGCTTACCTCATGATTCTCGTCCACAAAGCTAACGACCCGATTTCCCATAGGTAAGGTCAGAAGGCACAGTATCTGGAGTAGATTGTCGTCAAGATGCAAATAAGTACAACAGAGTAAGAGATTTAGGAAAACACAGATTATTTCAACATATCCTTGAGGACGAGATACTAAGAGATTTAGGAAATATGCAGTCAACAAGACACTCACAATGCAACTAGAGGGAAGATCTCTGCTGAGACCGAAAGTTAATAGAAGAGAATAGAGTGCTGTGACTGCCACTTTCACAACAGATGAACCTTTCTCTGTGCCAAGCCTAACCTGCACATGAAATTGCAGCATTAATGTTTGAATTTGTTTCACCAAACCTCATACTACAAGGGACAACTAAGTCACCAGAGGGGATATTTTCCCGACTGTCGTATCTTCTTCCACCT
This Eucalyptus grandis isolate ANBG69807.140 chromosome 7, ASM1654582v1, whole genome shotgun sequence DNA region includes the following protein-coding sequences:
- the LOC104452885 gene encoding 2-carboxy-1,4-naphthoquinone phytyltransferase, chloroplastic-like, which codes for MLQFHVQVRLGTEKGSSVVKVAVTALYSLLLTFGLSRDLPSSCIILCLLTLPMGNRVVSFVDENHEDKRSIFMAKYYCVRLHALFGASLAAGLVIAKFVSKRYIPRLILA